The Ruania alba genome has a window encoding:
- a CDS encoding hydroxyacid dehydrogenase produces the protein MQSEELRDALFAPDTIARLEQIVDLDRRVVDDDGDARSRAALAEAEILITSWGAPRIDAAFLKQMPRLRAVIHSAGTVKHWAGPELWEQGIVVSSAATANAQPVAEYTLAMILLAGKRVLWPEAPSIGAALAAGWHPLQDAGNFGRTVGIVGASRTGRLVMDLLTGFDVNIVVYDPYLSDEDVAAWGTRTSSLEALAEQVDVLSVHAPALPSTRHMVNAQVLSLMQDGAVLINTARGSLVDHEALVAELDRRPLYAVLDVTAPEPLPSDHPLRSHPQVLLTPHIAGSVGNELRRLGEYAVCEVERLVAGSELLNQIRWSDLPTSA, from the coding sequence ATGCAATCGGAGGAGCTACGGGACGCCCTGTTCGCCCCGGACACCATCGCACGCCTCGAACAGATCGTCGACCTTGATCGCCGCGTGGTTGATGACGATGGCGATGCCCGCTCGCGTGCGGCGCTGGCTGAGGCCGAGATTCTCATCACCAGCTGGGGAGCCCCTCGGATCGATGCCGCTTTCCTCAAGCAGATGCCGCGACTGCGGGCGGTCATTCACAGTGCAGGCACGGTGAAGCACTGGGCAGGGCCGGAGCTCTGGGAACAGGGGATCGTCGTCTCGAGTGCTGCCACGGCGAACGCGCAGCCCGTGGCCGAGTACACCCTCGCCATGATTCTCCTCGCCGGCAAGCGGGTGCTGTGGCCCGAGGCGCCATCGATCGGCGCGGCGCTGGCCGCGGGCTGGCATCCGTTGCAGGACGCGGGGAATTTCGGACGGACGGTGGGCATCGTCGGCGCCTCCCGCACTGGCCGGCTGGTGATGGACCTGCTGACGGGGTTCGACGTGAACATCGTCGTGTACGACCCGTACCTGTCCGACGAGGACGTGGCCGCGTGGGGGACGCGCACCTCGTCCTTGGAAGCGCTCGCCGAGCAGGTGGATGTACTCTCCGTGCACGCGCCGGCGCTCCCGTCGACTCGCCACATGGTGAACGCGCAGGTGCTGTCCCTGATGCAGGACGGCGCCGTCCTGATCAACACGGCGCGGGGATCACTGGTAGACCACGAAGCCCTGGTGGCCGAGCTGGACCGACGGCCGTTGTACGCCGTACTGGACGTCACCGCCCCCGAACCCCTCCCCAGCGATCACCCGCTACGCTCCCATCCTCAGGTGCTCCTCACCCCACACATCGCGGGGTCCGTGGGCAACGAGCTGCGGCGCCTCGGTGAGTACGCCGTCTGTGAGGTGGAGCGCCTGGTGGCAGGCTCGGAGCTGCTGAACCAGATCCGGTGGAGCGACCTGCCGACGTCGGCGTGA
- a CDS encoding PQQ-binding-like beta-propeller repeat protein, whose protein sequence is MVAVVLLVAGVVSSPGGMRPIATAEVTWAVDVASGSSPSVWVMDGLVTIVEAERVVARTPEDGAERWTVPLDDPLCSSDGLRLACVTTDGTDAVITEIDADGSTHDQQIPGVQVATPLGADLVVAGGEMAAPWVERLDPHGEAVWHTDLEGHLEAPETLAFGHLHATDERVLWRFTDGDFIWPIFQAIDPDDGEPFHVFPPARASSSDPDAHVRERHVLESDERDPTSSIVLLQGGVAPGVDEPWLWRWDEREAPLAIDGDTVVTTLLSESLHGAGDEPPDQDGPLHPAAVRFRDLRSGQTLAESDSPYLDVTCPCTATPDGLVARGIRVADRAALDEGQGTVDLVLFNRETASPTWRHPLVTEWGNDTTRLASHGEAVFVLTGGEVVALTAQ, encoded by the coding sequence ATGGTCGCCGTCGTGCTCCTCGTGGCCGGGGTGGTGTCCTCTCCCGGTGGTATGCGCCCGATCGCGACGGCGGAGGTCACCTGGGCGGTGGACGTCGCCTCCGGGTCCAGCCCGAGCGTCTGGGTCATGGACGGACTCGTGACGATCGTCGAGGCCGAGCGTGTCGTGGCGCGCACCCCGGAGGACGGGGCGGAGCGTTGGACGGTGCCGCTGGACGATCCGCTGTGTTCCTCGGACGGGCTGCGCCTGGCGTGCGTGACCACCGATGGCACAGACGCCGTGATCACCGAGATCGATGCCGACGGGAGCACCCACGATCAGCAGATCCCGGGCGTCCAGGTGGCCACGCCGCTCGGTGCGGATCTCGTGGTCGCCGGGGGTGAGATGGCGGCACCGTGGGTGGAGCGGCTGGATCCGCACGGCGAGGCGGTGTGGCACACAGATCTCGAGGGCCACCTCGAGGCTCCGGAGACGTTGGCTTTCGGTCACCTGCACGCGACCGACGAACGCGTCCTCTGGCGCTTCACAGACGGTGACTTCATCTGGCCGATCTTCCAGGCCATTGATCCCGATGACGGAGAGCCGTTCCATGTTTTCCCTCCCGCCAGAGCATCGTCGTCCGATCCGGACGCCCACGTACGGGAGCGGCATGTGCTGGAAAGTGACGAGCGGGATCCCACGAGCTCGATCGTTCTTCTGCAGGGTGGGGTGGCGCCCGGAGTGGACGAACCTTGGCTCTGGCGCTGGGACGAGCGGGAAGCACCCCTCGCCATCGACGGCGATACCGTCGTTACGACGCTGCTGAGCGAGAGCTTGCACGGCGCTGGCGACGAACCGCCCGATCAGGACGGTCCGCTGCATCCGGCCGCCGTCCGCTTCCGCGATCTCCGCTCAGGCCAGACTCTGGCAGAGTCGGACTCCCCGTACCTGGACGTCACCTGCCCCTGCACAGCCACCCCTGATGGCCTGGTGGCACGGGGAATACGTGTGGCTGACCGGGCTGCGCTCGACGAAGGCCAGGGCACCGTCGACTTGGTGCTGTTCAATCGCGAAACGGCTTCGCCCACGTGGCGTCACCCGCTCGTCACCGAATGGGGCAACGACACGACTCGCCTGGCGAGCCACGGCGAGGCCGTCTTCGTTCTCACCGGCGGGGAGGTCGTGGCGCTGACGGCTCAGTAA
- a CDS encoding PQQ-binding-like beta-propeller repeat protein — protein MVPLEEFAVARDDAGVSARAPARRRDVAWSGPWPWAVLAVILVVAGTLAAPQQGPVVDPWGYVPALHDEPSLAWEAPVSADAFWVFSGVVVTRAPDGVTGIDSASGDEIWRLDAEEPTCTSDGVDLTCTNGPDTVQIIDPQSGWARPYEIPGVAAAASVDNDIVAVTAQDVRRVTVSGELVWSRDVAFRLTLGAGPEVLDGMVLMTLIGQSAPGPVLDADTGRTLSVPDAGISPAQLRDGLWRSSDQDAIWLHRRDHPALTLDGWVSWSVTAQDPGLIRAIDEKELNRWRPVAFLPDATLGFLTQREHGPSVLIAEDPATGDELWRTGPEILTFDPPLLGPETFLYSDSSELIALDIPTGGTRWTLTPGDVILDVTSDGERLYVLGETGVIGWDLS, from the coding sequence ATGGTGCCTCTTGAGGAGTTCGCCGTCGCCCGTGACGACGCGGGCGTCTCCGCACGAGCGCCCGCCCGACGACGCGACGTCGCCTGGTCGGGTCCCTGGCCGTGGGCCGTGCTCGCCGTCATCCTCGTCGTCGCTGGCACGCTGGCGGCTCCTCAGCAGGGACCGGTGGTCGACCCGTGGGGCTACGTCCCCGCCCTGCACGACGAACCCTCCCTGGCCTGGGAGGCGCCGGTCTCCGCCGACGCGTTCTGGGTGTTCTCGGGGGTGGTGGTCACTCGCGCCCCTGATGGTGTCACCGGCATCGACTCGGCCAGTGGCGACGAAATCTGGCGCCTCGATGCCGAGGAACCCACCTGCACGTCCGACGGTGTGGATCTCACCTGCACGAACGGTCCCGACACCGTCCAGATCATCGACCCGCAGTCCGGGTGGGCGCGACCGTACGAGATTCCGGGAGTTGCCGCCGCCGCGAGCGTCGACAACGACATCGTTGCGGTCACGGCTCAGGATGTCCGCCGTGTGACGGTGAGCGGAGAGCTCGTGTGGTCGAGAGACGTCGCCTTCCGCCTGACGCTCGGCGCCGGGCCCGAGGTGCTCGACGGCATGGTCCTGATGACACTCATCGGCCAGTCAGCGCCAGGTCCTGTCCTCGACGCCGATACCGGGCGCACGCTGTCCGTGCCCGACGCCGGGATCTCACCGGCGCAGCTCCGCGACGGACTGTGGCGCTCGAGCGACCAGGATGCGATCTGGCTGCACCGACGAGATCACCCGGCGCTGACGCTCGACGGCTGGGTCTCCTGGTCGGTCACGGCGCAGGACCCAGGTCTGATCCGGGCCATCGACGAGAAGGAATTGAATCGCTGGCGACCGGTCGCCTTCCTCCCGGACGCAACCCTCGGATTCCTCACCCAGCGGGAGCACGGCCCCAGTGTGCTCATCGCCGAGGATCCCGCGACGGGCGACGAACTGTGGCGCACTGGCCCAGAAATCCTCACGTTCGACCCACCCCTGCTCGGGCCGGAGACGTTCCTCTACTCCGACTCCTCCGAGTTGATCGCACTCGACATCCCCACCGGCGGCACCCGCTGGACGCTCACACCAGGGGACGTCATCCTCGACGTCACCAGCGACGGCGAGCGCCTGTACGTTCTGGGCGAGACAGGCGTCATCGGGTGGGACCTGTCGTGA
- a CDS encoding PQQ-binding-like beta-propeller repeat protein, which yields MGTGQVVEFALEGGSGVDRPVVGARRRGMRRWLRSPGPWVTVAVMLVMAGVVSSPRGETAPATAWTIDLETGSTPGVWAVDGVVMATTADALVALDPADGTEEWALPMRDPTCTEDRLALICVHGQGPEATVTTVEADGSAQSMTIPGAQVAAATDTGLVLGGQSDDGRWLRRVEAEGDPLWEHTSEGFGTNRWQAVAARDGIVVADASASRSASARSWSLTSVNLETGDPATMAFPSPGGMLLVMDVDDLDVANAAGPQTPVWLSLERFGLPEYPGAVVTLGAVLDGVGGSTIMQFEGRPVAAVGSTVYTADDSSSNENELRAYDAISGAVQWSQSLPSARAAVCPCAASDSSLLLVTGEPQGGMTADLSTEALALAWYDRESGQSHGHVDVSPELRAMTADESTFFVLVGSTVTAYPDPVS from the coding sequence ATGGGGACAGGGCAGGTCGTGGAGTTCGCGCTGGAGGGTGGCAGCGGAGTGGACCGGCCCGTTGTGGGCGCCCGACGGCGGGGCATGCGCAGGTGGCTCCGCTCCCCTGGGCCGTGGGTCACGGTGGCCGTGATGCTGGTGATGGCCGGAGTGGTGTCCTCACCACGGGGCGAGACGGCTCCCGCAACTGCGTGGACGATCGACCTGGAGACGGGATCGACACCCGGGGTGTGGGCCGTGGACGGTGTGGTCATGGCGACCACGGCCGATGCGCTGGTCGCCCTCGACCCTGCGGACGGGACCGAGGAGTGGGCCCTGCCGATGCGTGATCCCACCTGCACCGAGGACCGGCTGGCTCTCATCTGCGTGCACGGCCAGGGTCCAGAGGCAACCGTGACGACCGTCGAGGCAGACGGTTCCGCTCAGTCGATGACGATCCCGGGTGCGCAGGTGGCTGCGGCGACCGACACCGGTCTGGTGCTGGGCGGGCAGAGCGACGACGGCCGATGGCTCCGCCGGGTCGAGGCCGAGGGCGACCCGCTCTGGGAACACACCAGCGAGGGCTTCGGCACCAACAGGTGGCAGGCCGTGGCCGCGCGGGACGGGATCGTGGTGGCGGATGCGTCGGCGTCCCGGAGCGCATCCGCGCGCTCCTGGTCGCTGACCAGCGTGAACCTGGAGACCGGAGATCCGGCGACGATGGCCTTCCCTTCCCCGGGCGGGATGCTCCTGGTGATGGACGTGGACGATCTCGACGTCGCGAATGCGGCCGGGCCACAGACCCCTGTCTGGCTCTCCCTGGAGCGGTTCGGCCTGCCCGAGTACCCGGGCGCCGTCGTCACCCTCGGCGCCGTGCTGGACGGTGTCGGTGGCAGCACGATCATGCAGTTCGAGGGGCGTCCCGTCGCCGCCGTCGGGTCCACCGTCTACACCGCCGACGACAGTTCCTCGAACGAGAACGAGCTCCGTGCCTACGATGCGATCAGCGGCGCGGTTCAGTGGTCGCAGTCGCTGCCGAGCGCTCGTGCCGCTGTCTGCCCGTGCGCGGCTTCTGACAGTTCCCTCCTGCTGGTCACCGGGGAACCGCAGGGCGGCATGACGGCAGACCTGAGCACCGAGGCCCTGGCGCTTGCCTGGTACGACCGGGAGTCCGGGCAGTCGCATGGGCATGTCGATGTCTCCCCGGAGCTGCGGGCGATGACGGCGGACGAGTCGACGTTCTTCGTGCTGGTCGGATCGACCGTGACCGCCTACCCGGATCCGGTGAGCTAG
- a CDS encoding sugar phosphate isomerase/epimerase family protein translates to MTDLSRLSLNTATTKALTLAEAVDVAAEAGLGAVGLWRDRVAEAGLENAATIVADAGLRVSSLCRGGFLTAADESGQSEALGDNRVAIVEAATLGTSELVMVVGGLPAATTPGGPALPDGDKDIVAARTRVANRIAELAPFAAEHGVRLVLEPLHPIFAADRAVLSTLGQCLDLAAEFPPEQVGVVVDTYHVWWDPTLREQIARAGREGRIASYQVCDWILPLAADPLLSRGFMGDGYIDFPTITRWVHEAGYAGDVEVEIFNQEIWDAPGAETVATMAERYSRLVQPYL, encoded by the coding sequence GTGACCGACCTGTCTCGCCTCTCCCTGAACACGGCCACGACGAAGGCCCTGACCCTCGCCGAGGCGGTCGACGTGGCCGCCGAGGCCGGGCTGGGCGCCGTCGGGCTGTGGCGGGACCGGGTGGCCGAGGCGGGCCTGGAGAACGCGGCGACAATCGTGGCAGACGCGGGCCTGCGAGTCTCCTCGCTGTGCCGCGGCGGGTTCCTCACCGCTGCCGACGAGTCCGGTCAGTCCGAGGCGCTCGGGGACAACCGGGTGGCGATCGTCGAGGCCGCCACGCTCGGTACGTCCGAGCTGGTCATGGTGGTCGGCGGGCTGCCCGCAGCCACCACTCCCGGTGGCCCGGCGCTGCCCGATGGCGACAAGGACATCGTGGCCGCCCGCACCCGGGTGGCGAATCGGATCGCCGAGCTCGCCCCGTTCGCGGCCGAGCACGGGGTGCGGCTGGTGCTGGAACCGCTGCACCCGATCTTCGCCGCCGACCGCGCGGTGCTCTCCACCCTGGGCCAGTGCCTGGACCTGGCGGCGGAGTTCCCGCCGGAGCAGGTGGGCGTGGTGGTGGACACCTATCACGTGTGGTGGGATCCGACACTGCGCGAGCAGATCGCCCGCGCCGGCCGCGAGGGCCGGATCGCCTCCTACCAGGTATGCGACTGGATTCTGCCGCTGGCGGCCGACCCGCTGCTCTCCCGCGGCTTCATGGGCGACGGCTACATCGACTTCCCCACGATCACCCGCTGGGTGCACGAGGCCGGCTATGCCGGCGATGTAGAGGTCGAGATCTTCAACCAGGAGATCTGGGACGCCCCCGGCGCTGAGACGGTGGCCACCATGGCCGAGCGCTACTCCCGTCTCGTCCAGCCCTACCTCTGA
- a CDS encoding Gfo/Idh/MocA family protein, producing the protein MSTRTLRIAMNGITGRMGYRQHLLRSILPIRDQGGITLADGTKVQVEPILVGRRENALAEIAAEHNIAEYTTDLDAIVTDERTDIVFDASMTSLRPATLTKAMKAGKHIFTEKPTAETLDEAIELARLRAETGVTAGVVHDKLYLPGLVKLRRLVDEGFFGRILSLRGEFGYWVFEGEHQAAQRPSWNYRSEDGGGMTTDMFCHWNYVLEGILGSVKSVTAKTITHIPTRWDEKGAEYAATADDAAYGIFEIAGPGGEDIVAQINSSWAVRVYRDELVEFQVDGTHGSAVAGLNKCVAQQRAHTPKPVWNPDLPVTESFRDQWMEVPANGDLDNGFKAQWEEFLRDVLAGREHRYDLLSAARGVQLAEAGLASSAEGKRVELEQISL; encoded by the coding sequence ATGAGCACCCGCACCCTGCGCATCGCGATGAACGGCATCACCGGCCGGATGGGCTATCGCCAGCACCTGCTCCGGTCGATCCTGCCGATCCGCGACCAGGGCGGGATCACGCTCGCCGACGGCACCAAGGTCCAGGTCGAGCCGATCCTGGTCGGCCGCCGTGAGAACGCCCTCGCCGAGATCGCCGCCGAGCACAACATCGCCGAGTACACCACCGACCTGGACGCCATCGTCACCGACGAGCGCACCGACATCGTCTTCGACGCCTCGATGACCAGCCTGCGTCCGGCCACCCTGACCAAGGCGATGAAGGCCGGCAAGCACATCTTCACCGAGAAGCCGACCGCCGAGACCCTGGACGAGGCCATCGAGCTGGCACGCCTGCGCGCCGAGACCGGCGTCACCGCCGGAGTCGTCCACGACAAGCTGTACCTGCCAGGCCTGGTCAAGCTCCGCCGTCTGGTGGACGAGGGCTTCTTCGGCCGCATCCTCTCCCTGCGCGGGGAGTTCGGCTACTGGGTGTTCGAGGGCGAGCACCAGGCCGCGCAGCGCCCGAGCTGGAACTACCGCTCCGAGGACGGCGGCGGCATGACCACCGACATGTTCTGCCACTGGAACTACGTGCTCGAGGGCATCCTCGGCTCGGTCAAGTCGGTCACCGCGAAGACCATCACCCACATCCCCACCCGCTGGGACGAGAAGGGCGCCGAGTACGCCGCCACCGCCGACGACGCCGCCTACGGCATCTTCGAGATCGCCGGCCCGGGTGGGGAGGATATCGTCGCCCAGATCAACTCCTCCTGGGCGGTACGCGTCTACCGCGACGAGCTCGTCGAGTTCCAGGTGGACGGCACCCACGGTTCCGCCGTCGCGGGCCTGAACAAGTGCGTCGCCCAGCAGCGCGCCCACACGCCCAAGCCCGTCTGGAACCCGGACCTACCGGTCACCGAGTCCTTCCGCGACCAGTGGATGGAAGTGCCCGCTAACGGCGACCTGGACAACGGGTTCAAGGCCCAGTGGGAGGAGTTCCTGCGCGACGTGCTCGCCGGGCGTGAGCACCGCTACGACCTGCTTTCCGCCGCGCGCGGCGTGCAGCTGGCCGAGGCCGGGCTTGCCTCGTCCGCGGAGGGCAAGCGCGTCGAGCTCGAGCAGATCTCCCTGTGA